In a genomic window of Helianthus annuus cultivar XRQ/B chromosome 10, HanXRQr2.0-SUNRISE, whole genome shotgun sequence:
- the LOC110882289 gene encoding uncharacterized mitochondrial protein AtMg00810-like: protein MTLPDGYSSNHANKVCRLKKSLYGLKQAPRMWNEKLVNVLLNLGFEQSKCDHSMFVKTSNYVFIVLLVYADDIVITGSCSTEIARIKSLLKSKFLIKDLGMLKYFLGIEVLKTKDGLCLSQRKYCLDLLAEFGMTGCKPVNNPIEANHVLTRLCEQDTKVLPDISVYQKLVGKLIYLSHTRPDIAYSVHYLSQYMHCPTNGHFKIALRLLRYLKGSPGKGILFSKGDSLDLKVFSDSDWGKCIKTRKSTTGFCIFLGNSLVSWKSKKQSTVSRSSAEAEYRAMCAATCEALWLRNILNELKIDIKLPVPLFCDNTAAISITANPVFHERTKHFEIDLYFLREKISKGVIKTVGISSEDQSADIFTKGLLVQAHEKVCKILGLFDCFAY from the coding sequence ATGACTCTTCCTGATGGTTATAGTTCTAACCATGCAAACAAAGTTTGTAGACTTAAGAAGTCTCTTTATGGACTTAAACAAGCTCCTCGTATGTGGAACGAGAAGCTTGTTAATGTGTTACTTAATCTCGGTTTTGAGCAAAGTAAGTGTGATCATTCCATGTTTGTTAAAACCAGTAATTATGTGTTTATTGTTTTACTTGTATATGCGGATGATATTGTAATAACTGGTAGTTGTTCAACTGAGATTGCCCGAATAAAGTCTCTTCTTAAATCTAAATTTTTGATTAAGGATTTAGGAATGTTAAAGTATTTCCTTGGGATTGAGGTTTTAAAGACCAAGGATGGTTTATGCTTATCTCAGCGAAAGTATTGTCTTGACTTATTAGCTGAGTTTGGTATGACTGGTTGTAAACCAGTGAATAATCCCATTGAAGCAAATCATGTTTTAACTCGTTTGTGTGAACAAGATACTAAAGTGTTACCTGATATTTCTGTTTACCAAAAACTGGTAGGTAAGTTGATCTATCTTTCGCACACCAGGCCTGATATTGCCTATTCTGTTCATTACCTCAGTCAGTATATGCATTGTCCGACTAATGGTCATTTTAAAATTGCTTTAAGGCTTTTAAGATATCTTAAGGGTTCTCCGGGGAAAGGTATTTTGTTTTCAAAAGGGGATTCGCTGGATCTAAAAGTTTTTTCAGATTCTGATTGGGGTAAATGTATTAAAACTAGAAAATCGACAACtggtttttgtatttttctcggTAACTCTCTTGTTTCATGGAAAAGCAAAAAGCAGTCCACGGTATCAAGATCTTCTGCTGAAGCAGAATATCGTGCTATGTGTGCTGCAACATGTGAAGCTCTTTGGCTTCGTAACATTTTAAATGAACTTAAAATTGATATTAAGCTTCCTGTTCCTTTGTTTTGTGATAATACAGCAGCTATATCCATAACTGCTAATCCTGTTTTCCACGAACGTACCAAACATTTTGAAATAGATCTCTATTTTCTAAGAGAAAAGATCTCAAAGGGGGTTATTAAGACTGTTGGAATTTCATCCGAGGATCAATCTGCCGATATttttacaaaagggttacttGTTCAAGCTCATGAAAAGGTTTGTAAAATCTTGGGTCTTTTTGACTGTTTTGCATATTga
- the LOC110885522 gene encoding putative elongation factor TypA-like SVR3, chloroplastic, which produces MEMTVGIHNYVTPKLRPNYKNSSFLKTQLPVGRKLSSCSSSTIKFPSFSHSRRNPLHSFIKCSVSEAEATDTATEKVELVRRNDIRNIAIVAHVDHGKTTLVDAMLKQAKVFRDNQVVEERIMDSNDLERERGITILSKNTSITYKDTKMNIIDTPGHSDFGGEVERVLNMVEGILLVVDSVEGPMPQTRFVLKKALEFGHAVVVVVNKIDRPSARPEFVINSTFELFIELNASDEQCDFQAVYASGIKGMAGLSPDNLADDLGPLFETIIRCIPGPRVKKDGSLQMLVTSTEYDEHKGRIAIGRLHAGILNRGMDVRICTPDDACRFGKVSELFVFEKFSRAPAESVEAGDICAVCGVGDVQIGETIADKADGKPLPTISVEEPTVKMAFSINTSPFVGREGKYVTSRNLRDRLYRELERNLAMKVEDGETADAFLVSGRGTLHLTILIENMRRENYEFMVGPPKVINKKVDDKVLEPYEIATVEVPEEHMGAVVELLGKRRGQMFDMQGVGSEGTTVLKYKIPTRGLLGLRNAILTASRGTAVLNTIFDSYGPWAGDMTTRDLGSLVAFEDGTSTSYALCSSQERGQLFIKPGVEVYKGQIVGIHQRSGDLALNVCKKKAATNVRSNKEVSVVLDTPLDYSLDDCIEYIQEDELVEVTPKSVRMLKNPKMNKKGR; this is translated from the exons ATGGAGATGACTGTTGGAATACACAATTACGTCACTCCAAAACTTAGGCCTAATTACAAGAACTCGTCTTTTCTCAAAACCCAACTGCCTGTTGGTCGCAAATTGTCTTCTTGTTCTTCTTCCACCATAAAGTTTCCATCTTTTTCGCATTCTAGAAGAAACCCACTTCACAGTTTTATTAAATGCTCTGTTTCTGAAGCTGAGGCTACTGATACTGCCACTG AGAAGGTGGAGTTAGTGAGGCGAAATGATATAAGGAACATAGCAATCGTTGCTCATGTTGATCATGGAAAGACAACTCTAGTGGACGCAATGTTGAAACAAGCAAAG GTATTTCGTGATAATCAAGTTGTAGAAGAAAGAATAATGGATTCAAATGACTTAGAGCGTGAAAGGGGAATTACAATCCTCAGTAAAAACACATCTATTACTTATAAAGATACGAAAATGAACATTATTGACACTCCGGGTCATTCGGACTTTGGAGGTGAAGTAGAACGTGTTCTTAATATGGTGGAAGGAATTCTACTAGTG GTGGATTCCGTTGAGGGCCCAATGCCACAAACAAGATTTGTTTTAAAGAAAGCTCTTGAATTCGGTCacgcggttgttgttgttgtgaatAAGATTGATAGACCATCTGCACGCCCTGAATTCGTTATTAATTCCACTTTTGAACTCTTTATTGAACTCAATGCATCTGATGAACAG TGTGACTTTCAAGCAGTGTATGCAAGTGGTATAAAGGGAATGGCTGGACTTTCTCCTGATAATTTGGCAGATGATCTCGGACCACTTTTCGAGACGATAATTAGATGCATACCCGGGCCACGTGTTAAGAAAGATGGCTCACTTCAAATGCTT GTCACGAGCACTGAGTATGACGAGCACAAAGGAAGAATAGCTATTGGGCGGTTACACGCCGGAATTTTGAATAGAGGCATGGATGTTCGG ATATGCACACCCGATGATGCATGCAGATTTGGAAAAGTTAGTGAGTTGTTtgtgtttgagaagttttcaaGGGCACCTGCGGAGAGTGTTGAGGCGGGTGACATTTGTGCCGTGTGTGGTGTTGGTGATGTTCAG ATTGGAGAGACCATTGCTGATAAAGCTGACGGGAAGCCTTTGCCTACTATTAGTGTGGAAGAACCCACCGTAAAAATGGCTTTCTCTATCAACACTTCACCCTTTGTTGGTCGTGAG GGGAAGTATGTTACAAGTAGAAATTTAAGAGACAGACTGTACCGCGAGTTGGAGAGAAATTTGGCCATGAAAGTCGAAGATGGTGAAACCGCGGATGCTTTTCTTGTTAGTGGGCGTGGTACTTTACATCTCACTATACTGATAGAAAACAT GCGAAGGGAAAATTACGAATTCATGGTGGGTCCTCCGAAAGTAATTAACAAAAAGGTCGATGATAAGGTTCTTGAACCTTATGAG attgcGACTGTAGAGGTGCCTGAAGAACACATGGGCGCGGTCGTTGAACTTCTAGGTAAAAGGCGTGGACAGATGTTTGATATGCAAGGAGTTGG TTCTGAAGGAACGACGGTACTGAAATACAAGATACCGACTCGTGGGCTTCTTGGGCTAAGAAATGCCATTCTAACGGCTTCCCGAGGAACAGCTGTTCTCAACACGATCTTTGATAGTTATGGGCCCTGGGCCGGCGATATGACAACCCGTGATCTGGGATCCCTG GTCGCGTTTGAGGATGGGACGTCAACTTCTTATGCTCTTTGTAGTTCTCAAGAACGAGGACAGTTGTTTATTAAACCCGGAGTAGAAGTTTACAAAGGCCAAATTGTTGGCATTCATCAACGATCCGGTGACTTGGCACTCAATGTATGCAAAAAGAAAGCAGCTACCAACGTTCGCTCCAATAAAGAAGTGTCCG TTGTTCTTGATACACCGTTGGATTATAGTCTTGATGATTGCATTGAATACATCCAAGAAGACGAGTTAGTTGAAGTAACTCCAAAAAGTGTTCGGATGTTGAAAAACCCGAAGATGAACAAAAAGGGTCGGTAA